From the genome of Metarhizium brunneum chromosome 4, complete sequence, one region includes:
- the Ank1_1 gene encoding Ankyrin-1 has translation MAVPLTFLVLVTGVAGDSALPDGGLGNMHSYLSQHFPAAHRIVLNTVESSAEDVMITVPDLRSSARNLLQSLDRKKDKLEGERAVDVKNHGDGPKQQGPNIPAPKLVFLCHDIGGFVVKQALLLANSEPCFEWVARATAAVLFFETPHTVPTHLSWERLMVRMLGQTESVLDFASFIRYLSDYASQLETEFEGISGTHHMINFLSRESHYAVVTRENLPCPIYSCDQIHCLDCDPKEMWKVSDQVSWADTIRRVISTHLSLDSKGRPTRSYAQFLDVFGAAESKIAPAWNASTPLDPDKEGIFTKDTFRGLLRSILSGCAGKATFCIINGLDHYTAEARDELLRDLCEMRTSSQAEFKVLTVGSASHVQYGKPGYPLVVYSQERILAAGELERLAKTRIRSMAAVNPAWKTLDLESEQVKRLWTGSATLFELCQKMDFLEKGETLSTTDEAIAMVATLPADFTVFFRTLATKYDFLRDGGLGAAVLPWLTRSVRPMTVPELAVCAALARTSTETLTLQHLQKSILWDFHRDLENELGPIIRISGETVEMRHRIYQDLVLADSNALGKANVHLDILTTCLIYLRQISPSWKHGTEFRQEHRLAEYAALHWPQHYHEVRDKATAKPVVLSLLQNEEQFTVWLDIYSHYATRSAEEESFPKTPIQVAAYLGLTEVLSELVANLHPSNEDTELSKAMEYAASKGHANVIRLLAELGVRAEGALLRASWLGDNATVTELLKSHRTYINSRGGPDGFYNPLLQAARCGHVDSFAKLQSEGADTNAVAAHTNLTALHLAARIGQRAIVQILITAKVPLASVDEQGYGALHYAAEGGFEEIVRCMIIAANDPAILADVSRVSQVLLANDQTRDSNTPLHLAASNGHLKTVETLLEMKAEPGILNDRKYTPLHCAAEGGFPSVVKALLKVGTVAENQGEQSTIEVQPSPVELAVKNGHLGTVRELRSSRFYDDSEVLSLAFATACREGTNDCALYILHWYSEVSFAGGPLLDVDGNTALHLAARDGNVRLFQKLMDSKYVPIDSLNKKGLSPLHIAASSGSLAIIQLFKDDSALGGTTANGTGRTLLHIAAEAGYLHVVEWLLDYTSLKKETATAVKDTAIMLAAVGKHEPIVKLLLDSKYAVPTGNLLHVAVLNSWKDVTKLLTSCDFSVLNWIDDTTSNAALHLAVVIKNPTW, from the exons ATGGCTGTTCCATTGACCTT TCTCGTGCTGGTAACGGGCGTCGCTGGAGACAGCGCTCTTCCGGATGGTGGCCTAGGCAATATGCATTCCTATCTATCACAGCACTTCCCGGCTGCCCACCGAATCGTCTTGAACACTGTCGAATCCTCTGCGGAAGACGTCATGATAACCGTGCCTGACTTGAGAAGCTCAGCCCGGAATCTATTGCAATCGCTTGATAGGAAAAAGGACAAGTTGGAAGGAGAAAGGGCAGTAGATGTGAAGAATCACGGAGACGGTCCGAAGCAACAG GGACCGAATATCCCTGCTCCCAAATTGGTATTTCTCTGCCATGATATTGGAGGATTTGTTGTAAAACAG GCCCTTCTGTTGGCGAATTCAGAACCCTGCTTTGAATGGGTAGCACGCGCAACGGCTGCTGTG CTTTTCTTTGAGACGCCTCACACAGTGCCGACGCATCTGTCCTGGGAGCGCCTGATGGTGAGGATGCTTGGTCAGACAGAGTCTGTGTTGGATTTCGCCTCATTTATACGTTATTTGTCCGACTATGCGTCTCAACTCGAGACTGAATTTGAAGGAATTTCTGGGACTCATCATATGATAAACTTTCTGTCTCGTGAGAGTCATTATGCCGTG GTCACCCGAGAGAACCTCCCGTGTCCAATCTACAGCTGTGATCAGATACACTGCTTGGATTGCGACCCAAAAGAGATGTGGAAGGTCAGCGACCAAGTCTCATGGGCTGACACAATCCGGCGCGTTATCAGTACCCATCTCAGTCTCGACAGCAAAGGCAG ACCCACGAGAAGTTACGCGCAGTTTctcgacgtctttggcgcgGCTGAGTCCAAGATTGCACCAGCTTGGAACGCCAGCACACCGCTCGATCCCGA TAAAGAGGGCATCTTCACCAAAGACACGTTCAGGGGCCTGCTGCGTTCGATACTGTCGGGCTGCGCCGGAAAAGCGACATTTTGTATCATCAACGGCCTTGACCACTATACCGCCGAGGCGCGGGACGAACTGCTCCGCGATCTCTGCGAGATGAGAACTTCATCTCAAGCCGAATTCAAGGTTCTTACTGTTGGCTCCGCCTCGCATGTGCAGTATGGGAAGCCCGGGTATCCGCTAGTAGTTTACTCGCAGGAACGAATACTAGCAGCTGGAGAGCTCGAGCGGCTTGCTAAGACAAGGATAAGAAGCATGGCTGCGGTTAACCCGGCTTGGAAGACCCTTGATCTTGAATCTGAACAAGTCAAAAGGCTGTGGACGGGATCCGCTACACTCTTTGAATTATGCCAGAAGATGGACTTTCTCGAAAAGGGCGAAACCTTGTCCACCACCGATGAGGCAATTGCCATGGTCGCCACTCTTCCCGCGGACTTTACAGTCTTCTTCAGAACGCTAGCGACTAAATATGACTTCTTACGTGATGGAGGCTTGGGCGCAGCGGTCTTGCCCTGGCTCACTCGTTCGGTACGGCCCATGACGGTGCCGGAGCTCGCGGTCTGTGCCGCTCTTGCTCGCACGAGCACTGAGACGCTCACATTGCAACACCTACAAAAGTCCATCCTATGGGACTTTCACAGGGACCTGGAGAATGAGCTTGGTCCCATCATCCGGATCTCGGGCGAGACGGTAGAAATGCGGCACCGCATCTACCAAGACCTCGTTCTCGCAGACTCCAACGCTCTAGGCAAGGCCAATGTGCATCTTGATATACTGACCACGTGTCTCATATACCTCAGGCAAATCAGCCCATCGTGGAAGCACGGCACAGAGTTTCGGCAAGAGCATAGACTGGCAGAATACGCGGCTCTTCACTGGCCGCAACATTACCATGAGGTTAGGGACAAAGCCACTGCAAAGCCGGTGGTGCTATCACTTCTCCAAAATGAGGAGCAATTCACCGTATGGCTGGACATATATTCTCACTATGCTACGCGATCCGCCGAAGAAGAGTCATTCCCCAAGACACCGATTCAAGTAGCCGCGTACTTGGGATTGACCGAGGTGCTCTCCGAACTTGTAGCCAACTTGCATCCATCGAATGAAGATACGGAACTATCAAAGGCCATGGAATACGCCGCAAGTAAGGGTCATGCGAATGTGATTCGACTTCTTGCCGAACTCGGCGTCAGAGCCGAGGGCGCGCTGCTCCGAGCTTCCTGGCTCGGCGACAACGCAACTGTGACTGAGCTGCTCAAAAGCcatcgtacatacataaacTCCAGAGGCGGGCCGGACGGCTTCTACAACCCCCTTCTGCAAGCAGCCCGTTGTGGACATGTTGACAGCTTTGCGAAACTCCAATCTGAAGGGGCTGATACTAACGCTGTGGCAGCCCATACGAATCTCACTGCACTGCACCTGGCGGCAAGGATTGGTCAACGGGCGATTGTTCAGATCCTGATTACCGCCAAAGTTCCCCTGGCGAGCGTCGATGAGCAGGGCTATGGTGCTCTTCACTACGCGGCAGAAGGGGGGTTCGAGGAAATTGTAAGATGTATGATCATTGCCGCAAATGACCCGGCAATACTGGCGGATGTATCACGGGTCTCGCAAGTGCTTCTAGCAAACGACCAGACAAGGGATTCGAATACCCCGCTGCATCTAGCAGCGTCGAATGGACATTTGAAGACTGTGGAAACACTACTTGAGATGAAAGCCGAGCCAGGCATCCTGAATGACCGCAAATACACGCCGCTCCATTGTGCTGCCGAAGGAGGGTTCCCGTCCGTGGTCAAGGCACTCCTTAAAGTTGGCACTGTAGCAGAGAATCAAGGGGAGCAGTCGACGATTGAGGTTCAGCCGTCGCCAGTCGAACTGGCTGTCAAGAACGGTCATCTTGGTACCGTGAGGGAGCTACGGAGCTCGCGCTTCTATGACGATAGCGAGGTTCTTTCCCTAGCATTCGCCACCGCATGCCGAGAGGGAACCAACGACTGTGCCTTGTACATCCTTCATTGGTATAGCGAGGTCTCATTTGCCGGCGGACCATTGCTGGACGTAGACGGAAATACCGCGCTCCATCTCGCCGCACGGGACGGCAATGTGCGACTATTTCAGAAGCTTATGGATTCAAAATACGTCCCGATTGACTCCTTAAACAAGAAGGGATTGAGTCCCCTTCACATTGCTGCGTCTTCCGGGAGCCTTGCCATCATACAGTTGTTCAAAGATGACTCGGCTCTCGGTGGCACAACGGCCAACGGAACAGGGAGGACGCTTCTCCATATAGCCGCAGAGGCGGGCTACCTCCACGTCGTTGAGTGGCTCCTAGACTACACATCACTGAAGAAAGAGACCGCCACGGCAGTTAA